Proteins from a single region of Kluyveromyces lactis strain NRRL Y-1140 chromosome C complete sequence:
- the DAD4 gene encoding Dad4p (highly similar to uniprot|P69851 Saccharomyces cerevisiae YDR320C-A DAD4 Essential protein component of the DASH complex involved in spindle integrity and kinetochore function interacts with Duo1p and Dam1p localizes to intranuclear spindles and kinetochore), with protein sequence MENPYEKVQSNILARIIGNVERLNQSVVILNQELRRVNTKNKNLELMSQMCENYRESVDFQLQATSKKQDPL encoded by the coding sequence ATGGAAAACCCGTATGAGAAAGTTCAAAGCAATATTCTGGCTAGAATCATTGGCAATGTCGAAAGGTTGAACCAGAGTGTAGTGATACTAAACCAAGAGCTTCGAAGGGTAAACACCAAGAATAAGAATTTGGAACTGATGTCACAAATGTGTGAGAACTATAGAGAATCTGTTGATTTCCAGTTGCAGGCAACTTCCAAGAAACAGGACCCATTGTAA
- the HRD3 gene encoding ubiquitin ligase complex subunit HRD3 (similar to uniprot|Q05787 Saccharomyces cerevisiae YLR207W HRD3 Resident protein of the ER membrane that plays a central role in ER-associated protein degradation (ERAD) forms HRD complex with Hrd1p and ERAD determinants that engages in lumen to cytosol communication and coordination of ERAD events): protein MRFKGGTISFLSTFVYFAFYALINVANCNEEDAWDTAKQLREQLPIPEDLRRRNVFEFDPFGDTVEDGISIVIPMDYFESERERAYKWFWDNSATDVQKEYYKLLQEETIQGSHQSDAHWELKEMALYGKYGFPHNKTLAYYHLEKFNELTKRTNSTALFELSVMYSTGLFGTIERDVPKALILLHESANLGNMRAKQALANRLFHGLDLEQDMVKSRLIYAEIADFLRSKYTFEEWNIRPPYIESYNLRIPDLGEGLIGKRNSLFSYSSAKRLRQRKPKSVESFLPSDQNVLLQLGNELTLNNLDAADDFEADRISDIFYAALNSYHGTYTLVRDPETAASILQMAYSKHKDQVSTMEVLSRAYFAKCVELLGHQYMRGEGVELDIELAEKYLTESLRISKNLGSTIANTDLGLIAQYYKNDKEKAWNFYNNTPSSEGMLARFQMSKLAANEKHTITQVSCQILYLQHICFEYFPAAYELARLTEQNSTRFNSNDNTNFYRYFVNENEQHLAYYLKDAFLALLRQESEVALWYYAMAAEQGYHEAQVSAAWLLYQPPRLFEKPPIIPEARRDMALHYYLLSSLGQRGIRGQYSDAKVVAGDIFYNMGEYEKAVKEYETCNNVQCLWNLGYMYEYGLGVEKDFHLAKRFYEQASGREESIENYLPILKLQLHWALSWISENIVHFDVSTFNNWLPKKWDKWTSPGRVTPDGKKVKKPTQETRFFEAKSWYRSAMRYIKSIPIEMNEEVLMITITLAVILISFVVSFLRGNVNIRFNGFQIGGNNNEGVGDDAQPPAEGEVNIMFFAI from the coding sequence ATGAGGTTCAAGGGCGGAACTATCTCGTTCTTAAGCACATTCGTCTATTTTGCATTCTACGCCCTTATTAACGTTGCCAACTGTAATGAAGAGGATGCCTGGGATACAGCAAAACAGCTACGGGAACAACTACCGATCCCAGAGGATCTAAGGAGACGTAACGTTTTCGAATTCGATCCATTTGGTGATACAGTAGAAGATGGAATAAGCATTGTGATACCAATGGACTATTTCGAATCAGAGCGCGAAAGAGCATATAAATGGTTTTGGGATAATAGTGCAACAGATGTACAAAAAGAATACTATAAATTATTGCAGGAAGAAACTATTCAAGGGTCACATCAATCTGATGCGCATTGggaattgaaagagatgGCATTGTATGGTAAATATGGTTTCCCTCATAATAAGACATTGGCATATTATCATCTGGAAAAGTTCAATGAGCTAACGAAGCGAACCAACTCAACAGCCTTATTCGAATTGAGTGTAATGTATTCAACTGGTCTTTTCGGCACCATAGAGAGAGATGTTCCTAAGGCGTTAATATTATTGCATGAGTCGGCAAACTTGGGAAATATGCGAGCCAAACAGGCATTGGCGAACCGTCTTTTCCATGGATTAGATTTGGAGCAAGATATGGTGAAGTCTAGGCTTATATATGCTGAAATTGCAGACTTTTTGAGATCAAAATACACATTTGAAGAGTGGAACATTAGGCCACCCTATATCGAATCGTACAACTTGCGTATTCCTGATTTAGGAGAGGGGTTAATAGGAAAACGGAATTCTTTATTTAGCTACAGTTCAGCAAAGCGTTTAAGGCAGCGGAAACCAAAATCAGTGGAATCTTTCCTTCCTAGCGATCAAAacgttcttcttcaacttggtAATGAGCTCACATTGAACAATCTTGATGCTGCGGATGATTTTGAAGCTGATAGAATTAGTGATATTTTCTATGCTGCCCTAAATAGCTATCATGGTACTTATACCCTCGTAAGAGACCCAGAAACAGCAGCATCTATCCTACAGATGGCTTATTCGAAACATAAAGATCAAGTATCTACGATGGAGGTCTTGTCCAGAGCTTATTTTGCTAAATGCGTCGAATTATTGGGCCATCAGTACATGAGAGGAGAAGGAGTGGAATTAGACATAGAGTTAGCTGAGAAATACCTTACTGAATCTCTAAGAATAAGTAAAAATTTGGGTTCCACTATTGCTAATACGGACTTAGGATTAATTGCACAATATTACAAGAATGACAAGGAAAAGGCTTGGAATTTCTATAATAACACTCCCTCATCAGAAGGGATGTTAGCAAGGTTTCAAATGTCCAAACTGGCAGCTAACGAAAAGCACACAATAACCCAAGTGTCATGCCAGATACTTTACCTACAGCACATTTGTTTTGAGTACTTTCCTGCAGCATATGAGTTGGCAAGATTGACAGAACAGAATTCCACTAGATTCAATAGCAATGATAACACTAACTTCTACCGATACTTTGTTAATGAGAATGAACAACACTTGGCGTATTACTTGAAAGATGCTTTTTTGGCTTTACTACGTCAGGAAAGCGAGGTTGCCCTATGGTATTACGCTATGGCTGCCGAGCAAGGCTATCATGAAGCACAGGTATCTGCAGCATGGCTTCTCTATCAGCCACCGAGACTTTTCGAAAAACCACCCATCATCCCAGAAGCTAGGAGGGATATGGCATTGCATTATTACCTGTTATCTTCACTTGGACAGCGAGGAATTCGGGGGCAATATTCTGATGCGAAGGTGGTGGCTGGCGACATATTCTATAATATGGGCGAGTACGAAAAGGCGGTAAAAGAATACGAAACCTGTAATAATGTTCAATGCTTATGGAACCTAGGGTACATGTACGAATACGGTCTTGGTGTAGAAAAAGATTTCCATTTAGCCAAAAGGTTTTACGAACAAGCTTCTGGCAGGGAGGAATCGATAGAAAATTATCTTCCGATACTCAAGTTACAACTACACTGGGCACTCTCATGGATATCCGAGAACATTGTGCATTTTGATGTATCTACGTTTAATAATTGGCTCCCAAAAAAATGGGACAAATGGACTTCTCCTGGAAGAGTCACTCCTGATGGAAAAAAAGTTAAGAAACCTACTCAAGAGACCAGGTTCTTCGAGGCTAAATCGTGGTACAGAAGTGCCATGAGGTACATCAAATCAATTCCtattgaaatga
- the MHF2 gene encoding Mhf2p (conserved hypothetical protein), with protein sequence MSNNSFSTTIARILQTEGFQDSNTRITEECMQLLEPYIELFVREGVLRSLENKADMLADKTVDFVDLEAVAGLLLMDFQ encoded by the coding sequence ATGTCAAACAACAGTTTCAGCACCACTATTGCACGTATTCTGCAAACAGAAGGGTTTCAAGACAGCAACACCAGAATAACGGAGGAATGTATGCAATTGCTCGAACCTTATATAGAGCTATTTGTTAGAGAAGGAGTGCTTCGATCCCTTGAGAATAAAGCGGATATGTTGGCAGACAAGACCGTTGATTTCGTGGACCTTGAAGCAGTAGCTGGTCTGCTGTTAATGGATTTTCAGTAA
- the NOP10 gene encoding snoRNP complex protein NOP10 (highly similar to uniprot|Q6Q547 Saccharomyces cerevisiae YHR072W-A NOP10 Constituent of small nucleolar ribonucleoprotein particles containing H/ACA-type snoRNAs which are required for pseudouridylation and processing of pre-18S rRNA), translating to MHLMYTLDAQGKRIYTLKKMTEDNEITKSAHPARFSPDDKYSRQRVTLKKRYNLLPN from the coding sequence ATGCATTTGATGTACACTTTGGATGCCCAAGGCAAGAGAATCTatactttgaagaagatgactGAGGATAATGAAATTACAAAGTCTGCTCACCCTGCTAGATTCTCTCCAGATGACAAATACTCCAGACAAAGAGttactttgaagaagagataCAACCTTTTGCCAAACTAA
- a CDS encoding uncharacterized protein (conserved hypothetical protein) codes for MAQFRYRSGCGLESNFLDLNLCTKCHLISCQQCQDFEVVGKYCSQCGKDASKNDAVYCHKNCFQCPCCAMSLQIISNKDENNTDHRSYSFKCQGCNWSYCTPVVPKIKSLTKYIIELEYSTDTHRRFESLRQFYHTRNTLNSLSLKPESLKFDALDPSNLNSWWKRLANGEPLWKLINEENAIPFDELKQENKHWLPSLCKLRPKYNYFCPYCKRCMTRMDPTPDTVKWVKTPPIYSGIPRISVISSYQCTQLYKEFDHDNNLMLLIENTRQDSNATLKINAEESLLVPNHELSIFAAIKTNQKRKDNLEQLQDVLHSLPTHMLNTSPDSDKLLRVENTRRLGLLNKRLSSDNLRIIDEGTGWIVIPLMIINRKPRYEIDIFVHFEDWDLSMSAFIDL; via the coding sequence ATGGCCCAATTTCGTTACCGATCTGGTTGTGGGCTTGAATCTAACTTCTTAGACCTCAATTTATGTACCAAATGTCATCTAATCAGTTGTCAACAGTGCCAAGATTTTGAAGTGGTAGGAAAGTACTGTTCACAGTGTGGGAAAGATGCGTCCAAGAATGATGCCGTTTATTGCCATAAGAACTGTTTCCAGTGCCCTTGCTGTGCAATGTCGTTGCAGATTATCAGCAACAAGGACGAGAACAACACTGACCACAGAAGTTATTCTTTTAAGTGCCAAGGGTGCAATTGGTCATATTGCACGCCAGTGGTAccaaagatcaaatctttgACTAAATATATCATCGAGCTTGAATACTCCACTGATACCCATCGCAGATTTGAATCATTGCGGCAGTTTTACCATACAAGGAACACATTAAATAGTTTAAGTTTGAAACCAGAGTCATTAAAATTTGATGCTTTAGACCCCAGCAACCTTAACTCATGGTGGAAACGTCTAGCAAATGGGGAACCTTTGTGGAAATTGATCAACGAAGAGAATGCTATACCTTTCGATGAGTTAAAACAGGAAAACAAACATTGGCTACCTAGTTTGTGCAAATTACGCCCAAAGTATAACTACTTTTGCCCATACTGCAAACGATGCATGACTAGAATGGATCCAACACCAGACACGGTAAAATGGGTTAAAACTCCTCCTATATATTCAGGCATTCCCCGTATCTCGGTGATATCAAGTTATCAATGTACGCAACTATACAAAGAATTCGATCATGATAATAACTTAATGTTGCTAATTGAAAATACTCGACAGGACAGTAACGCCACATTAAAGATCAACGCTGAAGAATCATTGCTAGTGCCAAATCATGAATTGAGCATTTTTGCAGCGATAAAAACTAATCAGAAACGGAAGGATAACTTAGAACAGCTTCAAGATGTTCTTCATTCACTGCCGACTCACATGTTAAACACTTCTCCAGACTCTGATAAATTGCTAAGAGTAGAGAACACAAGAAGACTAGGattattgaacaaaaggcTCTCGTCAGATAATCTAAGGATCATTGACGAGGGTACTGGATGGATCGTCATTCCTCTCATGATAATCAATCGAAAACCTCGGTAcgaaattgatatattcGTGCATTTTGAAGATTGGGATTTAAGTATGAGCGCGTTTATAGATCTGTAA
- the ENT1 gene encoding epsin (some similarities with uniprot|Q12518 Saccharomyces cerevisiae YDL161W ENT1), whose translation MSKAFLRSAKNLVNGYSQAQVLVRSATSNDKDGPSVDQLEELAERTFDNVEFFEIMDMLDKRLNDKGRNWRHVAKSLTCLDFLVRCGSENCVFWCKENLYIIKTLREFTHTDEFTEIDNGEIVRVKAKELTALLRDEERLKEERMMRLKGRKRGGRKNRRDDNEDDDDLQRALEESRITAEEEERRRKQLMMQGDDSSLQAALELSKEEEELRRLQQLQAQQQAALWQQQQQQQPMYYDIFGNPISAEEYLQYQQQQMLAQQQQEQYMAEQQYLAAQQQYLAQQQMLAQQQQQLLAQQQQQQFQMPLQTGSNNPFALNRPPSPQEIEEIEEPDFTPVQLPPSPSPAAVPQQEFKPVPKQRTGNQSISDKFSELNNLLASGTGIDTFGNTGETRVPAQHTKTGTFINSQGTGYKQITNDAPKHNPFLTSQYTGIPSSAIAPSYTGYGFGNQASSSSQQNNFSNRNGNSNNINNTNLIDL comes from the coding sequence ATGTCCAAAGCATTTCTTCGTAGTGCAAAGAATTTAGTCAATGGGTACTCTCAGGCTCAGGTTCTCGTTAGAAGTGCCACTTCTAACGATAAGGACGGTCCGTCCGTTGATCAGTTGGAAGAGTTGGCTGAAAGGACATTTGATAACGTGGAATTTTTCGAGATCATGGATATGTTGGACAAGAGATTAAACGATAAAGGCCGGAACTGGAGACATGTCGCCAAGTCACTAACGTGTCTAGATTTCTTGGTGAGATGCGGATCAGAGAACTGTGTGTTCTGGTGTAAAGAGAACCTTTACATTATTAAGACGTTGCGTGAGTTTACACACACCGATGAGTTTACCGAGATCGATAACGGTGAGATTGTCAGAGTGAAGGCGAAAGAGTTGACGGCGTTATTACGGGACGAGGAGAGGTTGAAGGAGGAACGGATGATGAGGCTTAAGGGGAGGAAACGTGGTGGTAGGAAGAATAGACGTGAcgataatgaagatgacgacgaTTTGCAACGAGCTTTAGAGGAGTCGAGGATCACTGCGGAGGAAGAGGAGAGACGTCGTAAACAGTTGATGATGCAAGGAGATGACTCGAGTCTACAGGCTGCTCTGGAGTTGTcgaaggaagaagaggaattGAGAAGATTACAACAGTTACAAGCGCAGCAACAAGCTGCGCTATggcaacagcagcaacagcagcagccCATGTACTACGACATATTCGGAAATCCGATCTCAGCAGAAGAGTACTTGCAATACCAGCAGCAACAGATGCTGgctcaacaacaacaggAACAATACATGGCGGAACAGCAGTATTTGGCGGCTCAACAACAGTATCTGGCGCAACAACAGATGTTGGCccagcagcagcaacagctGCTCGcgcaacaacagcaacagcaattCCAAATGCCGTTGCAAACTGGGTCTAATAATCCGTTTGCGTTGAATAGGCCACCTTCTCCACAAGAGATTGAGGAGATTGAAGAACCAGATTTCACTCCAGTTCAATTACCACCTTCACCTTCCCCAGCTGCAGTTCCACAGCAGGAATTCAAGCCTGTaccaaaacaaagaacCGGTAATCAATCAATTAGTGACAAGTTCAGTGAGTTGAATAACTTGTTGGCAAGTGGAACAGGGATCGATACCTTTGGTAATACCGGTGAAACTCGTGTACCGGCACAGCATACCAAGACAGGAACTTTTATCAATTCCCAAGGTACAGGGTACAAACAGATTACGAATGATGCTCCTAAACATAATCCATTCCTGACAAGTCAATACACGGGTATCCCAAGCTCTGCCATCGCTCCGTCTTACACTGGTTACGGATTTGGTAATCAGGCTTCTTCCAGTTCACAACAGAATAACTTCTCTAATCGTAACGGTAATAGTAACAATATTAACAACACAAATTTGATCGATTTGTGA